CGCCAAGGCCGGTAGCAGCGCGACCGAACCCTGCGTCCGCACGTGGTGCACCAGCAATGAGACGGTGCTGAACCGACCCGCCACGCGCGGTTCGAAACCGCTTTGGCGACAGAGCCGTAACGTGAGCTCGGCCATGTAGGAGCCGGCGCGATCGCACACCCAAACCTCGTCACTGCATGTGCCGAGGTCGACCACCGGTCGGCGGCCGAGGCGATGACCATGCGGCAGCACCAGCACGATCGGGTCGGTACCGATCGCGATGATGTCGAGGTCGTCTCCCCAGGGGAACTCCATGTAGTCCGTGGTGGTGACGATGACGTCGACCTCGCCGGCCCGCAACGCCGCCCCGCTCTCGTGGGGTTCGAGTTCGGTCAACTCGAGGTGCAGATGGGGATGGGTGTCGGCGAGACGTGCGGCTGCCGGCACCCCCAGGGTGGGGATCGCGCTCTGGAACAGCCCCAGCCGCACCGTTCCTACGGGTTCGTCGCTCAGCTTCCGCAGCTCGGCCTCCACAGCGGCCATCCGGTCGATGATCTCCCGGCCACGTCGTGCCAGTAACAGGCCGGTCGGGGTCACGCGCACCCGGCGGCCGGCTCTTTCCAGCAGCCGGGTGTGGGTCTCCTCCTCCAGGACCGCGAGCTGTTGGGACACCGTCGACGGGCTCAGGTGCAGCGACTCGGCGACCGCCCGGACCGTTCCGAGGGTGTCGAGCAGGCTGAGCATCTGAAGTCGCCACGGATTCAGCACCCGCCGATTGTTGTACGGATCTGTCGAACAGGAAAGTGGATAAACGTTGCTGGACGTGCACAACGGCGAGTCTTAGCGTGTGACCCATGGACCCCGCTTCCCGGCACGAAGCCGATGCGCACTACCTCGTCCGATACTCCGGGCGGGGCGGATTCACCCCTACCGTGATCGGATCCGCCCGTGGCTCCTTGCTTTTCACCGAGGACGGCCGTGAGTTGATCGACTTCACGTCGGGTCAGATGAGCGCCATCCTGGGACATTCGCATCCGGAGATCGTCGCGACGGTCCGGTCGCAGATCGGCCACCTCGACCATCTCTACAGCGGGATGCTGAGTCGCCCGGTCATCGAACTCTCCCGTCGGCTGGCCGAGACGCTGCCCCCGACCCTGGACAAGGTGCTCCTCCTGAGCACGGGCGCCGAGTCGAACGAGGCGGCCGTGCGCATGGCGAAGCTGGTCACCGGCAAGCACGAGATCGTGTCCTTCGCCCGATCCTGGCACGGCATGACGCAGGCCGCGGCGAACGCCACCTACAGCGCGGGACGGCGCGGTTACGGGCCTGCCGCTCCCGGCAACTTCGCGCTGCCTGTGCCACACCGGTTCCGCCCGGACATCACCGACGAACACGGCGAGCTCGATTGGCGCCGACAGCTCGATCTCGGCTTCGACCTGATCGACGCGCAGTCGGTGGGCAGTCTGGCGGCCTGCCTTGTCGAGCCCATCCTCAGTTCCGGCGGCATCATCGAACTTCCACCGGGTTACCTGGCGGCTTTGGCACAGAAATGCCACGAACGCGAGATGTTGCTGATCGTCGATGAGGCGCAAACCGGCCTGTGCCGGACGGGCGACTGGTACGCCTTCGAACACGACGGCGTCGTCCCCGACATCCTCACCCTGTCGAAAACGCTCGGGGCGGGCCTGCCACTGGCCGCGGTGATCACCAGTTCGGAGATCGAGCAGCGGGCCCACGAGCGTGAATTCCTGTTCTTCACAACACACGTCAATGACCCGTTGCCCGCGGCGGTCGGCCTGACCGTGCTCGACGTGCTGTCCCGCGACCGTCTCGACGTTCGGGCGCGCGAACTCGGACAACGCCTGCGCGCCGGGCTCGACGACCTGGCGAGCCGACATCCGATCGTCGCCGACGTGCGCGGCCGCGGGCTGCTGCTCGGGATGGAACTCTCCGCCGAGGACACGCCCGGCATGAGCGCCGATCAACTCGGCGCGGTGGTCACCCGTCGCTGCTTCGAGCTCGGACTACATATGAACATCGTCCAATTGCCCGGCATGGGAGGCACTTTCCGCCTTGCCCCACCATTGACGGCGACCGACGACGAGATCGATCGTGGCGTTGCCATCATGGACCAGGCTCTGGCTTACGCGCGCGAACCGGCTGTGCACCGGTCGTGAATTACCTAGTGCTGGTGCGCACCGAGTTCGGTGAAGCAGAACTTGCCGCCGACAAACCGCACATCTGCTCCCGGAGATGACTCGTCCACGTCGGCGAGGATCTCCTGTGCGAACACCTCGGAATCATCCTGCGGGTGGTAGCCGATCTGCTCACCGGCCTCCAGTGACCACCACCGACGGGTGTTGCGGGAGATGCCCCACACGATCCGGAATTCCGGCTCGGGTGTGGCGAGGCACGCCTCGAGCAGCCGTGCCCCGTCGTCCGGCGACATCCAGGTCGACAACGACCTCAGATCCCACGGTTTTTCGAAACACGAGCCGATCCGCAGGCACGTCACATCCATCCCGTATCGGAAGTGGAACAGACTGCCCAGGGCTTCCAACGCCGCCTTGCTGAACCCATAGTAGGTGTCCGGACGGGGTAATACGTTGGCGGACAGGCCGTCCGGGCCCGCCTCCGCTTTGCCGTAGAAGCCCGCCGCGTGGTTGCTCGAAGCGAGCACCACGCGTTGTACTCCGGCGTCCCGTGCCCGCTCGAGCACCATCCGGGTGCCGTCGATGTTGTTGGTGAGGATGTCCTGCCACGGTGCTTCGACGCTGATACCTCCGAGATGGATCACGGCATCGAC
This region of Mycolicibacterium goodii genomic DNA includes:
- a CDS encoding LysR family transcriptional regulator, with amino-acid sequence MLNPWRLQMLSLLDTLGTVRAVAESLHLSPSTVSQQLAVLEEETHTRLLERAGRRVRVTPTGLLLARRGREIIDRMAAVEAELRKLSDEPVGTVRLGLFQSAIPTLGVPAAARLADTHPHLHLELTELEPHESGAALRAGEVDVIVTTTDYMEFPWGDDLDIIAIGTDPIVLVLPHGHRLGRRPVVDLGTCSDEVWVCDRAGSYMAELTLRLCRQSGFEPRVAGRFSTVSLLVHHVRTQGSVALLPALAVGPEQNVLTRELTLPVHRNVVVAFRRSAARPAVHAVVDALRDHPEIPALTGR
- a CDS encoding aspartate aminotransferase family protein, whose translation is MDPASRHEADAHYLVRYSGRGGFTPTVIGSARGSLLFTEDGRELIDFTSGQMSAILGHSHPEIVATVRSQIGHLDHLYSGMLSRPVIELSRRLAETLPPTLDKVLLLSTGAESNEAAVRMAKLVTGKHEIVSFARSWHGMTQAAANATYSAGRRGYGPAAPGNFALPVPHRFRPDITDEHGELDWRRQLDLGFDLIDAQSVGSLAACLVEPILSSGGIIELPPGYLAALAQKCHEREMLLIVDEAQTGLCRTGDWYAFEHDGVVPDILTLSKTLGAGLPLAAVITSSEIEQRAHEREFLFFTTHVNDPLPAAVGLTVLDVLSRDRLDVRARELGQRLRAGLDDLASRHPIVADVRGRGLLLGMELSAEDTPGMSADQLGAVVTRRCFELGLHMNIVQLPGMGGTFRLAPPLTATDDEIDRGVAIMDQALAYAREPAVHRS
- a CDS encoding NAD-dependent epimerase/dehydratase family protein; translation: MPQTVLITGANGGLGRLMRPRLACDGRTLRLLDLVTPEPPGDGEKVEVLQGSVTDDRVMRDACDGVDAVIHLGGISVEAPWQDILTNNIDGTRMVLERARDAGVQRVVLASSNHAAGFYGKAEAGPDGLSANVLPRPDTYYGFSKAALEALGSLFHFRYGMDVTCLRIGSCFEKPWDLRSLSTWMSPDDGARLLEACLATPEPEFRIVWGISRNTRRWWSLEAGEQIGYHPQDDSEVFAQEILADVDESSPGADVRFVGGKFCFTELGAHQH